The genomic window CTTTCCTTCCGCAAAGGCGAGATTGGCCAGGGCGGGGCGGTCGAGCCGCCCGTCGGGCAGCACCACTTTGTCGCCGAAGTGGGAGACAATTTTTGTGTAGACGGCTTGACCCGGCTCCATCAGCTCGCGGCCGATTGCATCCGACTGCAGTACCTGCGCGCCGTGCGCGGCAAACAACTTCGCGGCAGTCGATTTGCCGCTCCCCAGACTGCCGGTGAGGCCTACGCGCAGCATATCGCTAGTCCTTCTCTGCTGAGAGGCCACGGCGCAGCTTCGCCGCTGTCACCGTATTCTTCATCAGCATCGCGATGGTCAAAGCCCCTACGCCGCCCGGAACCGGGGTGTACGCGCCAGAGACGGCGAAGGCTGCCGGATGGATGTCACCCACGACGACTGAGCCGCGCTTGGCAAAGGTGGCCGCTCGCACCGCATCGCCGGGAAAGAAGCCTTCGACCTCGGCGGCATCGGTTACCCGGTTGATGCCTACATCGATCAGCGTGGCTCCGGGCTTGACCATCTCCGCAGTGACATAACCGGGACGGCCAATCGCCGCCACCAGAAGATCTGCCTCGCGCGTGAACTCCGCAAGGTTCTTCGTCTTGCTGTGGCAGACCGTCACCGTAGCCGAGGCGTTGAGTAGCATCATCGCTGCAGGCTTGCCTACGATGTCCGAGCGGCCCACAACTACGGCATTTTGTCCGGCCACGGGAAGGTTGCTGCGCTTCAGAATCTCGATAATTCCGGCAGGAGTGCAGGGTGCCAGTCCAGGCTGGCCGCTTTGCAGACGACCCACATTCACAGGGTGAAAGCCGTCGACATCCTTGTCGGGAGAAACCGCTTCGAGCAGGCGTTTGGTGTCTACATGTTTGGGCAGAGGCAGCTGGATGAGGATTCCGTCGATGTCCTCGCGGGCGTTCAGTTCGGCGACCAGCTCCAGCATCTCGTCGGTGGTGATGCTCTCCGGCGGAGTCAGCATTTCGCTGTAGATTCCCAGCTCGCCGCAGGTTTTTACCTTGCTGCGGACGTAGATCTGGGAGGCAGGGACCTCGCCCACAAGAATGACCGCGAGCCCCGGCGTGATTCCGCGAGCTGCAAGTTCCTTGACCTCAACTGCGACCTCGGCCTTGATCTGCCCGGCAATCGCGACGCCATCTAGAATTCGTGGAGTATTTGTCATCACCTTCATGGTATCGCGACCAGCGATGCCCCAAATTCGCGGCAATCGCTGAGATGGGAGAATGGATAGGAAGATGAGCATAAAGCCCCTGACCGCCGAAGATCTCAGATGGATAGTCTGTCCCGTCTGTCACCAGCCACTGGAACTTCAACCCAAGAGCGCCGACTGCACCGGCTGCCATCGACGCTATCCGCTGATTGACGGTATCCCTGTTTTGCTGGCAGATCGCGCTCTCTAACTGGCACGATCGATGGAACTTCCCGTTGCGTTCTCGCGTATTGCAAGAAGACGGTTCGAATCGCAATGATGCATTTTCCCCGGATTCGCAGAGAGCTTCGCAACATTTGTTCGTTTTTTGCATCATATAAATGGGAAGTAAATTGATGGCGAGTCCGTAGAGCCTGTCATTGAGAGAGGAGGAAAGAGATGATCACAGACATGCAGAAGACGCGGATCGAACAGTTTCCAGCGGCTGACCTTAACGGTCTTCGCGAAGAGCTAAGAAAATCGAGCCTTGATTCCTGGCAGTCCGCAGACCTCATCAGCAGCTTCCTCTCGGGACGTGGTTATGGCGTTTCTACCGATGCTGCGCGAATTGCAGCGTCGCGCATCGAATCCGTCGGCTCGTTGCAGTTGATGCAGGAAGAGCTTGAGAAGCTTGCGCTGGTAATGTAATTCGTACCTCAACGCTAATTTTCTGGGAAAAGCGCCAAAACATGGGCGCTTTTTTTATTGGTGCTGGCTTGGCATGGGCAGTCTTACCCTTCTTGCCCATGATTGATTTATCGTTGAATCATGTCGTCCTTGTGGACTCCTCCTAATTGGCCCCAACGCCTTGCTGAACTCCAGGCACCTACTGGAGACTTGAAAGAAGCTCCTCTTCGCCGCGATGTTCGCTCGCTTGGCACCTTGCTTGGCGGGGTTTTGCGCGAGCAGGCTGGTGCTCCTCTTTACGACGCCGTCGAAGCGCTTCGCCGTATCGCCATTGCCCGCCGCGAAGCTGATGCAAAGGGCGATACCGCCGCCGCTGCCTCGCATCTCGAAGAGGCACTTTGCCGGGTTGGTGCGCTGGAACTTCCAGCCGCCTATCAGCTTGCTCGCGCCTTCGGGTTTTATTTCGAGCTGATCAACCTTGCCGAGACGAATCATCGCAAGCGCCGGCGGCTGGCGATTCAACTGGATCAAAATGCCGCCCCACAACGAGGCGATCTGCGCGGGACGCTGCGCCGCCTTCGTGAGACGGGACTTGACGCTGCCCAGGCTTACGATTTTCTGCGCCGCATCTGCATTACGCCCGTCTTTACCGCGCATCCTACCGAGGTGGCTCGTCGCTCGGTGATGTTCAAGCGGCGGCGCATCTCGGACCTGCTGGAGCAGCTTGACCGCATCCCTGTTCCTGCTCCGCAGCTTGAGGCCCTGGAGCGCAACCTGACTGCCGAGATCACTGCGCTGTGGCAGACCGACGACGTTCGTAGCGCGCGTCCGACGGTTCGCGATGAGATTCGCATGGCGCTCGATTATTACGAGACCAGTCTCTTCGATACGCTCCCCGTGCTCTACTCCGAGGTAGCCGCTGCGCTGGCGGCAGAGTATCCCGACTCCAATCCGGATTCTCAGCCCGCCGCCATCTCCAAGCTGCCGCAACTGGTCAGCTTTGGCTCGTGGATCGGGGGCGACCGCGATGGCAACCCTTTCGTCATTCCCGAGGTCACGCGCGAGTCGCTGGCCATGGCGCATAACCTGCTGCTGAACCACTATCGGCGACGGATGCAAAACGTCTTCGAGCAGCTTGGCAGCTCGATTCAGCAGGTACCCGTCTCCGACGAAGTCGCTGCATTGCTGGACCAATATCTTGGCAAGCTTCGCGCAGCCGGACAGTTAGCGGTGGAGCAGCGCTTCCACTACGAGCACCTTAGGCTGCTGATTGCGTGCATCATGATGCGGCTGGGAGCTACGCCGCAATCCGGACTGCCGCTGCCTTCGGATCCGGCGCTTAAGCCTTACACCCGTGCCGCCGATCTGCTCTCCGACCTCACGATCCTGCGCGCCAGCCTTGCCGAAAATCGCGGACATCGTCTCGCTGAGATGCTGATCGATCCGCTGTTGATCGAGGTTCGAACGTATGGGCTGCATCTGCACACGCTCGACATTCGGCAACATGCGCGTGTTCACACCAAGGCGGTGGCCGAAATCTCCTCCTGGCAGCCGCCTACTGGCGCGACTCCGCTGACGTCTGCGATTCATCTTCCTCCGACGCTTTCGCCGCAGACCAGCGAGGTACTCGAGACCTTCCGCGCCATCGCCGAACTGAAACAGACCTATGCGCCCGAGTCGATTCGGCAGTACGTCATCAGCGGAGCAACCAGCGCGGAGGATGTGCTGCAAGTGCTGTGGCTGGCTCGGCTTGGCGGCGTGAAGGTCGAAGCCGACGAGGAGACGCACGATCCCGGCCTGCAACCTGTTCCTCTGTTTGAGTCGATCGAAGATTTGCAGAATGCTCCGGCGGTTTGCCGTCAGCTTTGGACCAGCGAGGCCTATCAGCCGCTGCTGAAGAGCTGGAAGCATCGGCAAGAGGTCATGCTCGGCTACTCCGACTCGAACAAAGACGGCGGCATGATTACGAGCACATGGGAGATCTACAAGGCCCACCGGGCGCTGCATGAAGTCGCCCGCGAGTGCGGAGTTACGCTGCGCCTCTTCCATGGCCGCGGAGGCACCGTTGGCCGTGGCGGCGGACCGACCCATCGCGCCATCTTTGCCCAGCCCATCGACAGCTTTACCGGCGAACTGCGCCTGACCGAGCAGGGCGAGGTGCTGAACTGGAAGTATTCCGACGTGGTGCTCGCCGAGCGCAACCTTGAGCTGATGATCGCTGCCAGCCTCGATGCGCTGGCGCGGCCGGATGCCATCCTGCAAAAAGGTAAGGTTCCTCCTCACCTTACGGGTGAGATTCTTCCCGACTGGGAGGCGGCGCTTGACCGGCTCTCGGAGACGTCCTACGAGTTTTATCGCAAGCACATCGTGGACAATCCGGAGACGTTTACCTACTTTGAGCAGGCGACCCCGGTAGCAGAGCTCGAACATGCGCGGCTCGGCTCGCGTCCGGCGAAACGCAGCGGCAAAAAGTCGATGGCCGACCTTCGCGCTATTCCCTGGGTCTTCGGCTGGATGCAGTCGCGCCAGCTTGTGCCCGCCTACTTTGGTGTGGGACATGCGCTGGACCGGTTTGTGAAGGCAAATGACGGCGGACTTGCCCTGCTTCAGACCATGGCGCGGGACTTCCCGCTGTTTCTGGATATCGTGCGTAATGTAGAGATGGCGCTGGCCAAGGCCGACTTCGGCATCGCCCGGCTCTATGCCTCTCTGGTCGAAGACGAAGCTTTGCGCGACCGCGTCTTCGCTACGCTGGAAGCGGAGTTCAACCTTACTCATCGCATGATTCTTGAGATTACCCAGCAAACGACGCTGCTCGAGAACAACCCCGTGCTGGAGCGCTCGATCCGACTGCGGAACCCGTATGTTGACCCGATGTCTTTGATTCAAGTCGAGTTAATTCGCCGGAAACGAGCAGCGATCGCCGAAGGCAGGCCGGACTCTCCTGAGCTGAATCGTGCCATCTCCGCCACCATCAATGGAATCAGCGCCGGACTGCGAAATACAGGTTGATCGGATTGGTCTTTAAGTTCTATATGGCGGCAAAGGGCTTGTAAGTGATAGAATTTGTTCTAACGCATTCTGACACGGTAGAGAGTCAGCGAACTTAGTTTCGCTCGTGCCTACCGCTTCCGCAAGCCTCTCATTTTATTGAGCTTGAACTTCGGAAGCCTCTGCGAATCAAGATTGGAGCTTCAGTCATGGCACAAAAATGTGATCTTTGCGGCAAAGGCCCGCAGTTCGGCAACAACATCTCGCACGCCCACAACACCACTCGGCGTCGCTGGAACGTAAACCTTCAGCCCGTTAAGGCCAAGACTGTCGGCGGCAGCAAGCGCATGCGCGTCTGCACCAGTTGCATCAAGACCGGCAAAGTCATCAAAGGCTAAGCCCGGCAGAGTCGTCAAGAACTAGGCTAAACAGAATTATGGAAATAGAACGCCCCAGCTGTGCAACAGGCGGCTGGGGCTTTTCCTGTTTTTCTACTTTTTATTTCTTCGTAAAGTCTAACGACGCGCTGTTGATGCAATAACGCATCCCAGTCGGCTTGGGGCCATCGGGAAAGAGATGTCCCAAGTGGGCTCCGCAGCGTGCGCAGGTGACTTCGATGCGCTGCATTCCCAGCGCATTGTCTTTATGAGCCTCGATGGCTTCAGCCGAGACTGGCAACCAAAAGCTCGGCCAACCGCTGCCTGACTCGAACTTCTTGTCCGAGGTGAACAAGGGGGCATCACATGCCGCACAGTGATAGACCCCATCGTCGTGATTGTTCAACAATGCACCAGTGAAGGGATGTTCAGTTCCCTTCTCGCGGATGACGTGAAACTGCTCCGGCGTCAGCAGGGCGCGCCACTCTGCCTCCGTCTTGTGAATCTTTTCAGCCTTCTCGGCGTTTTCGGTTTCAGCCATGATGAAATTTGCCCTCTTTTATGAGACGCTCGCCAGTCGATTAAGCTCCAGCCGACCCCTTTACGATCACTTCAACCTCTACCAGCGCGTCTTTGGGAAGCCCTGCGACGGCAACCGTGGACCGCGCCGGGGGGATCGTGCCCGAAGGGGCCAGATACTTTGCATAGATCTCGTTCATCGCCGCGAAATCGCTCATATTCTTGAGGAAGACGGTCGTTTTGACCACCTGGGTCAGATCGGATCCTGCGGCGGCCAAAACGGCTTTGATATTCTCAAAAACTCGCTTGGTCTGCTCAACGATTCCGCCATCCACAATCTGCCCCGTGGCCGGATCGAGGCCGACCTGACCTGAAGCAAACAACATGTCGCCAACACGCACTGCCTGCGAGTAGGGGCCAATGGCGGCGGGTGCGTCCGTGGTTGAAATTGCGGTCTTGGTCTGGTCGCTCATAGTGCCTCAAGTCTATCGCCATATTGACCCTGCGCAAATTCACCGCAACCGGGGCGACAAGCAACGCAAATAACTGATAAAACCATTTGCACACAGAAGGCCCGGCAACAAAGGCCGTCTGATTCCGCATCGAGGTGCATTATGGGTATTTTGGATTCGATCCAGTCTCTGGCTGGACAGGTTGGGCAGGACTCTCAGAGTGACCAGGCAAAAGTGGCCGGCGGCTTCATTCAGGCGCTGACACAGCATCCCGAAGGAATTCAGGGGATATTGAGCAGCTTCACCCAAAACGGCCTCGCCGAACACATCGGAGCCTGGAGCAATGGCCAGAACGCGACCGCAACCCCAGACCAGGTTCAGCAGGGACTCGCCGGAACCGGTCTTATCGAGAAGACGGCGGAGCACGCCGGAGTCTCGCCACAGGTAGTACAGGCTGCGCTGACGACTGTTCTTCCCATGATCGTCCAGCACTTCGCTCCCGGTGGTCAGGCAGCGCCGCAAAGCTCGCTGGGCGGACTCGCAACACAGTTTTTAGGTCGCTTCACCCAGGCCACATAAGAGGGCTTTCGCAAGAATAGCCGCACATCGCAATACACAGTATGACGAACAAGCCGGTGTCGTCTGGCTGTTGAGAATGTTTGCGTGGTCGATCATCGGTCACGCAAACGTTTGGCGGCGGCTTTTGTTAAATGACTTTGACGCGCTATACTCAGCCCCTCACGAAAATGATGCACAATGATGTCGCAAAAGCTGATGGCGAACGGCGTAGATAGAATTCATCATTCGCATAAAGCTGCAATCCACCGCCACGAACCATAAAGACGAGACGATAAACCCTCTATGACGATGAACCGACGCAGCTTCACCCTCTCTGCCGCCACCGCCATGGCAGCTTCCCTACTGCCACGCGCACAAGCCCAGTCGCAAGCGGCATCCACAGCGCCATTCAAGTTTTCCGTCATGCTCTGGACGCTCAAAAAATACGGCCCTCTTGAGAAGATCCTGGAAATCGTCGCCCAGGCCGGTTACACCGGCGTCGAGATGGTCGGCGAATGGAAGTCGTGGACTGATGCGGAGTTCTCTAAATTCCTTACCCGCGCCAAGTCTCTCGGTCTTACTGTCGATTCAACCGCGGGCGCTCACGGCTACGCAGACGCCGCTGCCTTCGACACCATCGAGTCCGAGTTGCGCAAGACCATCGAAGCCTGCAAAAAACTCGACTGCAAACAGATCATTCTTACCTCGAATCAGCGCACCGATTCTCCGACTCTCCAAGGCGGCTCCATCGAATCTGTCAAGCGCCTCGACGCCATCGCCGCGAAGGCCGACGTCCAGATCGTCCTCGAGCCCATCGATCTGCTCGAGAATCCCCACGCCTATCTGACATCCGTCACCCAGGCCTTTGAGATCGTACGGGCCGTCGACAGCCCGCACACGCGCGTTCTCTACGACATCTATCACGAGCAGCGTCAGGCCGGAAATCTCCTCGAAAAGATCGAGAAGAACATCGACCTCATTGCCCTCTTCCACATCGCGGACGTCCCCGGACGGCATGAACCTGGAACCGGGGAGATACGATACGACGCGATCTATCGCAAGATCGCGGAGCTGAAATATACCGGCTACATCGCCATGGAGTTCTATCCCACGGGCGAACCGGTCGCCACTTTGCGCGCAGCACGCGAACAAGCCATCCGCGATGCCGCAATATAAGTATTCAAAAATAAAGGATGTCTCTAAACCACTTGGATTTCCCCCACCGCTTTTGTGAGCTGACTCGTGTCCTGTGTCGTCCAATATGCGGTTTTGCGATCTCTGGTATTTACAGATCTCCGCGGCAGCCAATTTTGGCATGAATGGGTGTTCGCAAGCCTTAACAAATAAGCCAACGCCCAGCAGCTAAAGGACAGGATCAAAGAAAATAGCATTCAGGACTGCGTTCTTGCCTCGTATTTGATTGATTCTGAATCTCACGGACTGGGCGCACTCATAGATCAGATATTTTCCTTGCTCGAAATCTTTTACAATTTCCACTGGCGCTATACGATTGAGCGTCTTGAGATCGAAGACTTCTACCGCCTGGCGGCGGCCCATCCGATCCCAATCGAGAAAATAGAGAGCGATCCTATATTTCTGGCTTTCAATCACCTTCACATCTACAGTCATCGTCTGTTGGCAGGCGACTGGATCGCCGGTATAGAGCTGGCCAACATTCCGGATTGGCTCGTTCCTTCGACCTGGAGCTGGAGCGCGTTGATCTTCGGTCGAGACTGACAGTTGTGCGTGCAGGCATCCACCATTTTTTCTGGAAGATGACTGCACAGAAACTACATACGGCGGCAACTCGCGCCGGTCTTTTTTCACACCATCGTAGTCAAAGAGAACATATCCGTCTCGCCCATATATTCCACCCCAGTTACCGCTCGTTCCAA from Granulicella sp. L56 includes these protein-coding regions:
- a CDS encoding bifunctional 5,10-methylenetetrahydrofolate dehydrogenase/5,10-methenyltetrahydrofolate cyclohydrolase — translated: MKVMTNTPRILDGVAIAGQIKAEVAVEVKELAARGITPGLAVILVGEVPASQIYVRSKVKTCGELGIYSEMLTPPESITTDEMLELVAELNAREDIDGILIQLPLPKHVDTKRLLEAVSPDKDVDGFHPVNVGRLQSGQPGLAPCTPAGIIEILKRSNLPVAGQNAVVVGRSDIVGKPAAMMLLNASATVTVCHSKTKNLAEFTREADLLVAAIGRPGYVTAEMVKPGATLIDVGINRVTDAAEVEGFFPGDAVRAATFAKRGSVVVGDIHPAAFAVSGAYTPVPGGVGALTIAMLMKNTVTAAKLRRGLSAEKD
- a CDS encoding Trm112 family protein gives rise to the protein MSIKPLTAEDLRWIVCPVCHQPLELQPKSADCTGCHRRYPLIDGIPVLLADRAL
- the ppc gene encoding phosphoenolpyruvate carboxylase, whose protein sequence is MSSLWTPPNWPQRLAELQAPTGDLKEAPLRRDVRSLGTLLGGVLREQAGAPLYDAVEALRRIAIARREADAKGDTAAAASHLEEALCRVGALELPAAYQLARAFGFYFELINLAETNHRKRRRLAIQLDQNAAPQRGDLRGTLRRLRETGLDAAQAYDFLRRICITPVFTAHPTEVARRSVMFKRRRISDLLEQLDRIPVPAPQLEALERNLTAEITALWQTDDVRSARPTVRDEIRMALDYYETSLFDTLPVLYSEVAAALAAEYPDSNPDSQPAAISKLPQLVSFGSWIGGDRDGNPFVIPEVTRESLAMAHNLLLNHYRRRMQNVFEQLGSSIQQVPVSDEVAALLDQYLGKLRAAGQLAVEQRFHYEHLRLLIACIMMRLGATPQSGLPLPSDPALKPYTRAADLLSDLTILRASLAENRGHRLAEMLIDPLLIEVRTYGLHLHTLDIRQHARVHTKAVAEISSWQPPTGATPLTSAIHLPPTLSPQTSEVLETFRAIAELKQTYAPESIRQYVISGATSAEDVLQVLWLARLGGVKVEADEETHDPGLQPVPLFESIEDLQNAPAVCRQLWTSEAYQPLLKSWKHRQEVMLGYSDSNKDGGMITSTWEIYKAHRALHEVARECGVTLRLFHGRGGTVGRGGGPTHRAIFAQPIDSFTGELRLTEQGEVLNWKYSDVVLAERNLELMIAASLDALARPDAILQKGKVPPHLTGEILPDWEAALDRLSETSYEFYRKHIVDNPETFTYFEQATPVAELEHARLGSRPAKRSGKKSMADLRAIPWVFGWMQSRQLVPAYFGVGHALDRFVKANDGGLALLQTMARDFPLFLDIVRNVEMALAKADFGIARLYASLVEDEALRDRVFATLEAEFNLTHRMILEITQQTTLLENNPVLERSIRLRNPYVDPMSLIQVELIRRKRAAIAEGRPDSPELNRAISATINGISAGLRNTG
- the rpmB gene encoding 50S ribosomal protein L28; protein product: MAQKCDLCGKGPQFGNNISHAHNTTRRRWNVNLQPVKAKTVGGSKRMRVCTSCIKTGKVIKG
- the msrB gene encoding peptide-methionine (R)-S-oxide reductase MsrB — protein: MAETENAEKAEKIHKTEAEWRALLTPEQFHVIREKGTEHPFTGALLNNHDDGVYHCAACDAPLFTSDKKFESGSGWPSFWLPVSAEAIEAHKDNALGMQRIEVTCARCGAHLGHLFPDGPKPTGMRYCINSASLDFTKK
- a CDS encoding RidA family protein; amino-acid sequence: MSDQTKTAISTTDAPAAIGPYSQAVRVGDMLFASGQVGLDPATGQIVDGGIVEQTKRVFENIKAVLAAAGSDLTQVVKTTVFLKNMSDFAAMNEIYAKYLAPSGTIPPARSTVAVAGLPKDALVEVEVIVKGSAGA
- a CDS encoding YidB family protein; this encodes MCTQKARQQRPSDSASRCIMGILDSIQSLAGQVGQDSQSDQAKVAGGFIQALTQHPEGIQGILSSFTQNGLAEHIGAWSNGQNATATPDQVQQGLAGTGLIEKTAEHAGVSPQVVQAALTTVLPMIVQHFAPGGQAAPQSSLGGLATQFLGRFTQAT
- a CDS encoding TIM barrel protein, which encodes MTMNRRSFTLSAATAMAASLLPRAQAQSQAASTAPFKFSVMLWTLKKYGPLEKILEIVAQAGYTGVEMVGEWKSWTDAEFSKFLTRAKSLGLTVDSTAGAHGYADAAAFDTIESELRKTIEACKKLDCKQIILTSNQRTDSPTLQGGSIESVKRLDAIAAKADVQIVLEPIDLLENPHAYLTSVTQAFEIVRAVDSPHTRVLYDIYHEQRQAGNLLEKIEKNIDLIALFHIADVPGRHEPGTGEIRYDAIYRKIAELKYTGYIAMEFYPTGEPVATLRAAREQAIRDAAI